One Parachlamydia sp. AcF125 DNA segment encodes these proteins:
- a CDS encoding 2,3-bisphosphoglycerate-dependent phosphoglycerate mutase, producing the protein MNKLILMRHGQSEWNRLNLFTGWVDIPLSGQGIKEALAGGDRIKDIPIDIIFTTSLMRAQMTAMLAMSRHSSGKTPVILHPQQSRLKEWGKIYGKSAEEACIPVICAWELNERMYGELQGLNKAETAEKFGAEQVRIWRRSFDIPPPNGESLKMTAARSIPYFEENILPCLLEGKNVFVSAHGNSLRSILMYLDKLSPEEVLNLELATGEPIFYTFQNGKIARE; encoded by the coding sequence ATGAACAAGCTGATTTTAATGCGTCATGGGCAATCTGAATGGAACCGACTGAATCTGTTTACGGGGTGGGTTGATATCCCGCTCTCGGGTCAGGGAATTAAGGAAGCTTTGGCAGGAGGGGATCGGATTAAAGATATCCCGATCGACATTATTTTTACCACCTCGCTTATGCGGGCTCAAATGACTGCCATGTTGGCGATGAGCCGTCACTCCTCTGGCAAAACCCCTGTCATTTTACATCCTCAACAAAGCAGGCTTAAAGAATGGGGAAAAATTTATGGCAAATCTGCAGAAGAAGCGTGCATTCCTGTCATCTGTGCCTGGGAATTAAACGAAAGAATGTATGGGGAGTTGCAAGGGCTGAATAAAGCGGAAACTGCGGAAAAATTTGGGGCAGAACAGGTAAGAATATGGCGTAGAAGTTTTGATATCCCTCCCCCCAATGGGGAGAGTTTGAAAATGACAGCTGCTCGCTCCATCCCTTATTTTGAAGAAAATATTTTGCCTTGCTTGCTAGAAGGAAAGAATGTTTTTGTTTCTGCTCATGGGAATTCTTTGCGTTCCATCCTGATGTATTTAGACAAGCTATCGCCTGAAGAAGTTTTAAACCTTGAATTAGCCACAGGAGAGCCTATTTTTTATACGTTCCAAAATGGTAAAATAGCTAGAGAGTAA